One genomic region from Cellulomonas fengjieae encodes:
- the rnhA gene encoding ribonuclease HI, with protein sequence MVPCARASRVWAVSERPTVEMWTDGACKGNPGVGGWGAWMRYGTHERELFGGEALTTNNRMELTAVIEGLRALTKPCDVTLHVDSQYVMNGVTKWIAGWKRNGWRTGDKKPVKNQELWEALDAEVARHTVHWVWVRGHAGDPGNERADLLANRGVEKVRAEA encoded by the coding sequence ATGGTCCCATGCGCACGGGCGTCTAGGGTGTGGGCCGTGAGCGAGCGGCCGACCGTGGAGATGTGGACCGACGGGGCCTGCAAGGGGAACCCGGGCGTCGGTGGCTGGGGCGCGTGGATGCGCTACGGCACGCACGAGCGCGAGCTGTTCGGCGGCGAGGCTCTCACCACCAACAACCGGATGGAGCTCACGGCCGTCATCGAGGGCCTCCGGGCACTCACCAAGCCGTGCGACGTCACGCTGCACGTCGACTCGCAGTACGTGATGAACGGCGTCACCAAGTGGATCGCCGGCTGGAAGCGCAACGGGTGGCGCACGGGGGACAAGAAGCCCGTGAAGAACCAGGAGCTGTGGGAGGCGCTGGACGCCGAGGTCGCCCGGCACACGGTCCACTGGGTGTGGGTCCGGGGGCACGCAGGCGACCCGGGCAACGAACGCGCCGACCTGCTGGCCAACCGCGGCGTGGAGAAGGTGCGCGCCGAGGCGTGA
- a CDS encoding oxygenase MpaB family protein, giving the protein MVHSLATMRDRAGTALFLRVAGPDGLASRERIHGTPGPRWFGPDAAIRQVHGDASMFVGGMRALLLQSLHPAAMAAVGAHSGYLGDPWGRLARTSTFLAVTTFGTIDDATAAIDRVRRVHERIRGVTPEGIEYAAGDPTLLRWVHVAEVDSFLRAHRVYGQHPLDAAGADEYVAEASRVAVALGAERVPESVAELAKALDEFRPALAASTAAREAADFLLHEPPVARPLRPAYSLLARAAVASMPPWTFELLGLDRPGATGLAYGRAAGAVATRSIRWLLGANDASRVTG; this is encoded by the coding sequence ATGGTGCACAGCCTGGCGACGATGCGGGACCGCGCGGGCACGGCGCTCTTCCTGCGGGTGGCCGGACCGGACGGGTTGGCCAGCCGAGAACGCATCCACGGCACACCCGGCCCGCGGTGGTTCGGCCCGGACGCGGCCATCCGGCAGGTGCACGGGGACGCGTCGATGTTTGTCGGCGGCATGCGGGCGCTGCTGCTCCAGTCCCTGCATCCCGCGGCGATGGCGGCGGTCGGTGCGCACTCCGGCTACCTCGGTGACCCCTGGGGTCGGCTGGCGCGGACCAGCACCTTCCTGGCCGTCACCACGTTCGGCACCATCGACGACGCCACCGCGGCGATCGACCGCGTCCGCCGGGTGCACGAACGCATCCGCGGCGTGACCCCCGAGGGCATCGAGTACGCGGCCGGTGACCCGACCCTTCTGCGCTGGGTGCACGTGGCGGAGGTGGACAGCTTCCTGCGGGCGCACCGCGTGTACGGCCAGCACCCGCTCGACGCCGCCGGTGCCGACGAGTACGTCGCCGAGGCCTCCCGCGTGGCGGTCGCTCTCGGTGCCGAGCGCGTGCCGGAGTCGGTGGCCGAGCTGGCCAAGGCGCTGGACGAGTTCCGGCCGGCGCTCGCCGCGTCCACGGCAGCGCGGGAGGCGGCCGACTTCCTGCTGCACGAGCCGCCGGTGGCCCGGCCGCTGCGTCCGGCCTACTCGCTGCTGGCGAGGGCGGCCGTCGCGTCGATGCCGCCGTGGACGTTCGAGCTGCTCGGCCTGGACCGGCCGGGCGCGACGGGGTTGGCGTACGGCCGTGCGGCCGGGGCGGTGGCGACGCGCTCGATCCGCTGGCTCCTGGGCGCGAACGACGCGAGCCGGGTGACCGGATGA